AACTCCTAATTTTGAAACAACAAAAAAACTTCGGGAGAAAATAAACATCCCCATTTTCGTGATGATCCGTCCACGAGGAGGTGATTTTACCTATTCCGATGCCGAATTTGAGCAGATGAAAACTGATTTAATTTCCCTGAAGTCATTAAATGTAGACGGCTTTGTATTCGGTATTCTGGATGAAGATGATGAGGTAAACCGCGAACAGAATAAGATTCTGGTAGAACTGGCATCGCCACTTCCTTGTACGTTCCATCGTGCTTTCGACAGAGCTAAAGGTTTAGATAGTTCTTTGGAAAAAGTAATTGAATGTGGCTTTACTACCATTCTTACTTCAGGTCAAAAACCTAACGTTTCTGAAGGAAAGGAAAATCTGAAAAAGCTGGTAGAACTTGCAGATGGAAGACTGGAAATTCTTGTAGGTGGAGGCCTTCGTTCCTCAAATATTGAAGATATACGAGCTTATACAAAGGCAGAGTATTTCCATTCTTCAGCCATCACTGATGGTGGAGCATTTGCCAATGCTGATGAGGTGGTAACCCTGAAAAATAAATAAAGCCAGAGCTTTTTGTTTAGGGTATCCTAAACAAAAAGTTTTAAATGAAATTGTTTGATATTAATTGAGTAAGGAATGGTAGTAATTTTTTATTCATTTAAACAAACTGCACTCCAGTACACTCTAAAAAACCATTCATGAATAAATCTCTCCTTATTGCTTTCCTTTTCATTCAGAATATCCTTTTTGCACAGTTTTCTGAAAGGAATTTATCTTCTGAGAAATGGCAGTTCAAAAATACCAAAGATAAACAATGGCTGCCTGCAAAAGTACCCGGAACAGTTCATCTGGATCTGATGACTAATAAACTCATTCCGGATCCTTTCAAGGATGAAAATGAAAAGAAAGTACAATGGATAGAGGATGAAGACTGGGATTATCAAACTAGCTTTAAAGTTTCCTCAAAAGAATTGGAATACAGTAATATTGATCTTGTTTTTAACGGATTAGATACATTTTCCGAAATTTACCTTAACGGAAAATTACTGAGGAAAACAGATAATATGTTCAGAACGTGGGAAATTCCGGTGAAACAGAATCTGAAAATAGGTGATAATATAGTGGAGGTCAGGTTTAAATCAGCCATCAATACAGGAAAAGAACTGGCAAAAAAAGTTCCGTTTACCATGCCGGAAACACCAAGAAGCTTTGTACGAAAAGCACAATATCAGTTCGGGTGGGACTGGGGTCCAAGACTCGTTACTGCCGGAATATGGAAAGACGTAAGGCTGGAATTTTGGAATAATGCAAAGGTTAATAATGTTCAGGTTCAACAGAAAAAACTGACAGATACTTTAGCTGAGGTTTCTTTTAATATGAAAGTCTTTGCTGATGAAGATGGAGAATACTTTACACGGTTCAACCTGAATAGAGGAATGCATCGTTTTCATCTTAAAAAAGGCTCAAATACCATCGTACTTCCTTATAAGATTAAGGACCCAAAAATATGGCAGCCTAACGGAAGGGGGGAACCCGATCGATATACTACGAAGATCACACTATATAAAAAAGGAGGGAAGTTTATTCGTGATATCAATGTTACCTATGGTTTGAAAAATGTTGAACTTATTCAGGAAAAGGATGAAAAAGGAAAAACGTTTTATTTTAAGGTAAACGGAAATCCTTTATACATCAAAGGAACTAATTGGATTCCTGCCGATAGTTTCTCACCAAGAATCACAAAAGAAAAATACCAGAGACTGATTAAGGCTGCAAAAGAAGCCAATATGAATATGATCCGAATCTGGGGTGGCGGAATATACGAAGACGAAGAATTTTATAAAGCTTGCGACGAAAACGGAATCCTGGTGTGGCAGGACTTTATGTTTGCAGGCAGTTTCTATCCCGCAGATGAACAATTTCTGAATAACGTAAAAGAAGAAGTAAAAGATCAGGTCAACAGACTCCAGAATCATCCGTCCATAGCCTTATGGTGTGGAAATAATGAAATTGATGAAGCCATTGTCAACTGGGGATATCAAAAGCAGTTTAAATATTCAAAAAATGACTCATTACAGGTCTGGAAAGATTATAAAAAACTGTTTCATGAAGTGATCCCCAATACATTAAAAGAAAACCTTACACCAGATAAAAATATCTATTGGCCAAGCTCACCATCCATAGGGTGGGGACACAAAAAGAGCCTTACAGAGGGAGATTCTCATTATTGGGGAGTTTGGTGGGGAGAACAGCCCTTTGAAATTTACAATGAAAAAGTAGGCCGTTTTATGTCTGAATACGGTTTTCAGGGAATGCCTACACTGGGAACTTCTAAAACAATGTTTTCAGGTGTTCCGGATCTAAACCTACAGAATTCTACCATTAAGGCTCACGAAAAACATGCAAGAGGTTGGGAAATTATCAATGAATACATGAAACGGGACTATAAAATTCCGACAGACTTTGTGAAGTATAACTATGTTTCACAACTCCTACAGGCAAGAGGAATGCAAATAGCAATGGAGGCTCACCGACGTGCAAAACCTTACAATATGGGTACCTTATATTGGCAGCTTAATGATTGCTGGCCCGTAGTTTCATGGTCTTCCATAGATTATTTAGGAAACTGGAAAGCCTTTCACTATCAGGTAAAAAGAAGTTTTGAACCTGTATTGCTTTCAATGGCAGAGAAAGATAAGACTTATGATATTTTTATAATCAATGATTTATTAAAAGAGATAACGATAAATGCAAAATTTGAGTTGGTAGATTTTGAGGGAAGACAAATTTGGAAATCCAATAAGATGAAAAAAATTG
This genomic interval from Chryseobacterium joostei contains the following:
- a CDS encoding copper homeostasis protein CutC; translation: MSKIEIACFNPESAIIAFESGADRIELCDGLSEGGTTPNFETTKKLREKINIPIFVMIRPRGGDFTYSDAEFEQMKTDLISLKSLNVDGFVFGILDEDDEVNREQNKILVELASPLPCTFHRAFDRAKGLDSSLEKVIECGFTTILTSGQKPNVSEGKENLKKLVELADGRLEILVGGGLRSSNIEDIRAYTKAEYFHSSAITDGGAFANADEVVTLKNK
- a CDS encoding beta-mannosidase, translating into MNKSLLIAFLFIQNILFAQFSERNLSSEKWQFKNTKDKQWLPAKVPGTVHLDLMTNKLIPDPFKDENEKKVQWIEDEDWDYQTSFKVSSKELEYSNIDLVFNGLDTFSEIYLNGKLLRKTDNMFRTWEIPVKQNLKIGDNIVEVRFKSAINTGKELAKKVPFTMPETPRSFVRKAQYQFGWDWGPRLVTAGIWKDVRLEFWNNAKVNNVQVQQKKLTDTLAEVSFNMKVFADEDGEYFTRFNLNRGMHRFHLKKGSNTIVLPYKIKDPKIWQPNGRGEPDRYTTKITLYKKGGKFIRDINVTYGLKNVELIQEKDEKGKTFYFKVNGNPLYIKGTNWIPADSFSPRITKEKYQRLIKAAKEANMNMIRIWGGGIYEDEEFYKACDENGILVWQDFMFAGSFYPADEQFLNNVKEEVKDQVNRLQNHPSIALWCGNNEIDEAIVNWGYQKQFKYSKNDSLQVWKDYKKLFHEVIPNTLKENLTPDKNIYWPSSPSIGWGHKKSLTEGDSHYWGVWWGEQPFEIYNEKVGRFMSEYGFQGMPTLGTSKTMFSGVPDLNLQNSTIKAHEKHARGWEIINEYMKRDYKIPTDFVKYNYVSQLLQARGMQIAMEAHRRAKPYNMGTLYWQLNDCWPVVSWSSIDYLGNWKAFHYQVKRSFEPVLLSMAEKDKTYDIFIINDLLKEITINAKFELVDFEGRQIWKSNKMKKIDGNISENIFSINKSELSQFDLSKAFLKITSNNDSTKLEKLFFLVKPKDLKLSKPNLTIKKISPTEIEVSTDVLAKDVYLIGDTHFSDNFFDLLPNTSKRITLSKSFDKVEVMSLIDALIE